The DNA window TTCGCAATAATGTTAACTActtcctgttgttgttttaCAAAGTAAAATTCCTGTCCTGTAACCGCTGTTGCAACCTGTATATTGGATCGTAATGGCAGcatgaacattttcaaaaggatggctatttatgacattttatctaAACAATGAATACTTCTTCTTTGTATTTAATTTCAGCGTGTTGTCCACGTAGTTCTTTTGTTGTGAAAGAGGAACAAGCAACCTTCCATTTTAACTTTATGATTTGGCTATCTTGATGTAGCTATTCGCTGCTATACATTTACTTGGTTGGATCATTTTTAATTGCCCATCACACATCACTCATATTACCCCTATATAATAATACAGATTATTTGTGTAATTGTTCTAATTGTATACATGTTCTATTTATTCTATTCCTAACACCTCTGCAGAGTGCTTCATCACCTTTTTTCTGTTATCACAGTAATATTGCATAATTCCCATATGGCCTCGTAGATTTGGCTGATCTTTGTGTACTATCACCCTAAAATTGTTAGAATATGttgctaaaataaaacattcagtGACATTTAAACCAATGTGTCACTTTAACttcaatatttcttttttttaaatattttttcgggcattttaggcctttatttctataggacagatgaagagagggggaatgacatgcagaaaagggctgcaggtcggagtcgaacccgcggccactgcgtcgaggagtaaacctctatatatgtgcgcctgctctactgagctaacctggccacaaTTTCAATATTCATATATgagtcacagttacagtcactCCGTTATTGGTCTTTTTTTGGAACTCCTTGATATACAAATGCAAAGCTCCAAGTTCTAGTGTATAAACACAAGTAACCCTGTTTGATTTTACAGTACCAATCTATTTGTGCACATGTGCAGgctaacatgtttttttttacctgtcttTATCTACAGGTCACCTCAAAGTTTGCAGTGTTATTCATAACTGTCCAGTACAATGTCACCATATCAACAAATGGTAAGTTAAGGATTATATTGAGAGTATAAGACATATGGTGAGAACAGATGTTCTCAGATAACATGTTAAAATGAATACTGCAAGTTTTGGctttgacatatacagtattttcttaGAGTTGTACAGCTGGAAGCCTCTCATTTGGATTCTAGACCAGTACTTGCGTGGCTTTACACAAACCCATTTGAGagctcctttttttcttttggagcTAAATTTAGTCTGCCTGATTTATAAAGTTCTCTCGTGGCAAGGTCGTGCTGTGTGAATTTGGGCTAAGGTGTAAAATAGGCCTCTTAATTAAAGTCCTGGCCATTTCAAGGTTGTAGATTTTTTTTGCCAACTTTAGATACTGTTGAAGGAATGTACAACCCCAGAGCTTATTCATACTCTGTCGTACATGCTGGAGCTTTCCAGGCTGCCAGCTGGTAATTTAGTTCTTATCTGAGAGACCTTACCACGTACCTAGCTCTGTAACTTATTTACAGCATGTATCTAATTAGACAAATAACATGCAGCGCCTAAATCTCTCTGTAGTGAAACAAATTCAATAACACCactgtatttttttcctttcgCCGTGCTGACTTTTACAAATGGTTGGACTGATTTTGTTACGTGGTTGCATAAACCATGAGCACAGCAGTGCCGCTCAGGCTTTCTCAAGCAGTTTGCTGGGAATTGTGTTCCTGTATCGTCTAATCTCTGTACTACAACTCATCATATTATTCACAGTGTTTCACAGATACCGGGTTGGAGGCTGTATAGATAATATGTAACTTTAGAAAGACAGAAGAGGCTCTGTGTGTGACAGTTACTGTGCCGAGACAGTCAGTGTCTCTGGCTTTTTCAAAGTGGTGTAATACTGCGCAGTCGAGAGTCCCTAATGCTAACACCGCAGGAATTAAGGTTATTAAACACTGAATCACTGGCTTGACAGTTCATGTTAAGGATTAACTGTGTGCATATGGCATTTTGTATATGGATGAAACACGTTCCCAGATAGAAGTATAAAAAGAATGTGTCATGCTCATTGTGATGACTCCGTCTGACTTGTGTGCGTGCTACTGAAGGCCCAGAGGAGACAGCCGTGAACCACTTCCACCATGGCATCAAGGACTTGGCCACTACCTTCTTCTACATGCTGGTGGCCATCATCATGCATGCCATTATCCAGGAGTATGTGCTGGATGTAAGTGAGACCCAAACGTGACTACACAGACTTTAATCTCAACAAGCAGttctgatttttttgtgttgttcaTCTTTTCAGAAAATTAACAGAAAGAAGCACTTCTCCAAAACCAAGCACAGCAAGTTCAATGAGTCGGGCCAGCTCAGCGCCTTCTACTTATTCTCCTTCGGCTGGGGCGCAAGCATCCTGCTTTCTGTACGTACAGTAGCTAAGCTGACATTTTTCTTGTTTATATACGCCCCAAAACTGTCCATGATTGTAATTTAAATGCGTCTTTGTTCTTAGGAAAAGCTCCTGTCCAATCCAGTCACCCTGTGGGAGGGTTATCCCCATACACTGATGTCGTAAGTTTGTAATTTTGTGTGTGGAGGCCATGTGCATTTTAGAGATACTCTTTGTTATGTCTTTATGGTTTAAATAGACAAGAATAGCTGTCATATGTTACTTTATTGGTCATTTTATAAGAGCTTTAAGTGTTAATTAATAATTTTGTAACTCCTGTTTTTCCTTCAGATTCCAGATGAAATTCTACTTCATTTGTCAGCTGGGCTACTGGTTACACGCTCTCCCTGAACTGTATTTCCAAAAGACAAAgaaggtgtgtctgtgtgtgtccgtgtgtcgtTTTGGAATAGTATGACATACTCTGTTGGGACCATGAGGCTACTTCCTGTTCGACTTCCTTGGTTATGTTTCATTGTTTGAAAGAATCATACTTGCCTCTGCTTATGTCCACATGCGGAGTAaatattttgaccattcttGGCCTTCCATCCTTTGTGTTTACTGTTTAGGAGGATATTCCACGCCAACTTGTGTACATCTTCCTGTACCTGGTCCACATTGCAGGCGCCTACATTCTAAAGTAAGTAACTGCCACTTTGGAAAGCCTAAAAttatgtgtgtgattgtgtggtACATGTGGCATTTTTCCTGTGTTTGTACACTGCCCCTTCAGCAAAAAGTTTGTGGTGTCGAGTGGTGCCCCCATGTGTTGTTCCTGTCAGTTGTAATAAAGGGGACACGTGTGTCCTTGTGTCTTTCAGTCTGAACCGTCTGGGTCTGGTCCTGCTGGTGTTGCACTACTTTGTTGAGCTTCTGTTCCACGTTTCCCGCCTGCTCTACTTCAGCAACGAGAAGAGACAAACGGGGTGAGTTCTCATGTTCAGCATGGTGTGTGCTAATCATTGTGTGATTTGTCTGTGAAATTCTACCACTTAAGAATTACTAATGGTAAAAAGTCATCCTGTTGTCTTCCAGTTTCACCATATGGGCCGTCTTGTTCGTCCTTGGACGGCTGCTCACCCTGTCCTTGTCCGTCCTCACCGTGGGCTTCGGCCTCGCCACATCTGAGAATCAAGGCTTTGATTTGGCTGCAGGAaactttaatgttatttttgttcGGTAAGTGTGtctgagaagaaaaaacaagactacTTAATcctaaaattatatttttttaaactgctggATTCAACAGCCTTTTCGAATTTAACATTTATCAAGCCACACAAAAAATGCTCTCTGAAATATATCTTTAGCATTATTAGAGTTGCTGATTGCGATGCAcactttttgttcattttctcgTTATGTTCTAatttagggttgcacgatattgacaaaatgtgatattgcgatgtcgaattatgaatattgcgatatcaacattagttttgatatttttaaacatagaTAAAATTACAACGGATGGGAAATAGCGCTCCACAacatattgcatacttattgcgacactttcgatatattgcgataacgatgttgagtcgatatatcttgcacccctattCTAATTCCAAATGGGCAAATGTGTCAACATCAGGTTGGCCACTTAGAATAAAGAAACAAGAGCTCATTTCTATGCTCACTGTGGAGTACTGAGGTTTAACAATCATACAGGAAGGGCTATATTGTAGAAAAGGAAGAGAGCTGTTCACCAACACCACCAGAATGAAATGCAACCATAATACATCTTGTGTTGAGTACGAGCAAAGCCAAGTGAGAGAATTCTTCCTCTGTTTGCTCTTACTACGCTGTCAATCACTATTGCTctctttacacacatacacaacctcACAACACACGTCTTTATTAACCTTTTGATTTACTGACtgtttccaattttttttattaggatAACTGTCCTGGCTGCCATCTGCCTCACTCAGGCCTTCATGATGTGGAAATTTATCAACTTCCAGCTGCGCCGGTGGAGAGAGCATGCCCAAACTCAGACCTTGAAGaagaaacaagttccttccaagAGCAAATCAAAGAAAGACAAAGGTGAGCAACGGGCACAAAGTATAGGGCACATTTACTTAATTATGAATGTGTTCTTCTGCAAGCACTGGACATTTCCCCAAGCAATAAAATAAATCGCAATCAATACATGCATTTCTTCTCAGTATATGCATAATGTTCATGCTTACATACACTTAacataattaattaatcaaatttgGATGTGTCCTTTGTTTTTAGCCAATGGAGTAAATGGAGTGAACTCCCATGGAGCCGATTCACCAAGAGCAAGAAAAGAGAAGTCATCATAAATATATTCCCCTCCACCCCCTCTATCGCCACCTTCTCAAAGAACCATcttcccccccatccccccccccgtACCTCCGTGGGTGTATCCAGCCAACAGTCCCTCCAGCTCCTCAACCACCATATGCATTTTCAGCTCCCACACAGGACTGACCTCCCAGCTGGACTTCAAGGGCCAGAATGCATATAGCTTTGCTTGTCGCCAGTCGTCCAGCACGCCTTGATTTAAAAATcattgctctgctgtgccatttcaaacgaaaagaaaacaaattccGAAATAAACTATGAAAAAAGACCTTATTTAAGAAGTGCCTATTGATACAGATTGTTTTGTACATGCtgtgtaattttaaaaaaatcaggAATGATGACGTCAgtgtttaatgttttcttgAATCAGGTCATTCCATGCTTTTACCTAAATAGTGGTTATTACAGCTTgtgatttattttccttttttccttgtatttataaGTGCTAGTCGAGCTCCTCTTCTTTGCCACTGACTCCTGTTCCTCTTTTGAGGgatatttgtaaacattttatGGAGTTTATAAATTTCCTTATATCTCTTAATTTTCCATCAGTGAAGGTCGCATACAGTCTTGGTATAATCTCTGGGTTCACACCACAGACTTTTCAAACTCAATCAGCAAGACATTGTTACATTTTCACCATGTCACTGGCCAACAGACACCTAAAGATGGAAAGTGAAGTATCACG is part of the Sander vitreus isolate 19-12246 chromosome 22, sanVit1, whole genome shotgun sequence genome and encodes:
- the tram1 gene encoding translocating chain-associated membrane protein 1; translated protein: MGIRKKTNNKNPPVLSHEFVIQNHADIVSCVAMVFLLGLMFEVTSKFAVLFITVQYNVTISTNGPEETAVNHFHHGIKDLATTFFYMLVAIIMHAIIQEYVLDKINRKKHFSKTKHSKFNESGQLSAFYLFSFGWGASILLSEKLLSNPVTLWEGYPHTLMSFQMKFYFICQLGYWLHALPELYFQKTKKEDIPRQLVYIFLYLVHIAGAYILNLNRLGLVLLVLHYFVELLFHVSRLLYFSNEKRQTGFTIWAVLFVLGRLLTLSLSVLTVGFGLATSENQGFDLAAGNFNVIFVRITVLAAICLTQAFMMWKFINFQLRRWREHAQTQTLKKKQVPSKSKSKKDKANGVNGVNSHGADSPRARKEKSS